The Pelosinus sp. IPA-1 genome window below encodes:
- a CDS encoding 3-deoxy-D-manno-octulosonic acid transferase, whose amino-acid sequence MHFLYNLLAIALVVLATPVFFIRLIREKGFSRRLQQSFGFLPEEDLAPVVKQDCIWLHAASVGEIVAASPIIKEIRCAFPDKPILISVVTSSGYDMAKRIIKDADSIIFFPLDVPYLSHYVIKRIRPCVFLLVETELWPNFLKAARHFSIPVMMVNGRISDKSVERYHYMRSVLKAMLNTVEIFCMQSSIDAQYIIRLGADKERVVVTGNTKFDQTYTNVTNEEQQTLLRELGIENSFPILMAGSTHPGEEELLFSAFQKVKEEFPTAKLVIAPRDILRSEEIALLANKFGFSGKLRKNLLANPNINHDVVVLDTIGELGKIYSLGTIIYVGGSLVPKGGHNILEPAAHGKPIIVGPHMFNFKDTYALFSEREACVTVYDADGLGEKILDIVKNETLLLKMSQETIRIIEENRGASRKSVTYLKDLLARIN is encoded by the coding sequence ATGCATTTTCTTTATAACCTGTTAGCAATCGCGCTTGTTGTGCTAGCTACCCCGGTGTTTTTTATACGATTGATTAGGGAAAAAGGTTTTAGCAGGCGATTGCAGCAAAGTTTCGGTTTTTTGCCTGAAGAAGACTTGGCACCTGTAGTTAAGCAAGATTGCATTTGGCTGCATGCAGCTTCTGTAGGGGAAATCGTCGCCGCCAGTCCAATCATCAAAGAGATACGTTGTGCCTTCCCTGATAAGCCTATATTAATATCGGTAGTAACTTCTAGTGGGTATGACATGGCGAAAAGAATTATCAAAGATGCTGATAGTATTATCTTTTTCCCTCTCGACGTGCCCTATTTGAGCCATTATGTTATTAAACGGATTCGCCCTTGTGTATTTTTATTGGTAGAGACAGAATTGTGGCCCAATTTTTTAAAGGCAGCGAGACACTTTAGTATACCTGTAATGATGGTTAATGGCAGGATAAGCGATAAAAGTGTGGAACGTTATCATTATATGCGCAGCGTATTAAAAGCCATGCTCAATACGGTGGAAATATTTTGCATGCAATCTTCAATTGATGCTCAATATATTATCCGCTTAGGAGCGGATAAAGAGCGGGTTGTTGTGACAGGCAACACCAAGTTTGATCAAACCTATACGAATGTGACAAACGAGGAACAACAGACTCTACTTCGGGAACTGGGGATTGAAAATTCCTTCCCCATTTTAATGGCGGGTAGTACTCATCCAGGGGAAGAAGAACTCTTGTTTAGTGCCTTTCAAAAGGTAAAAGAGGAGTTCCCCACAGCCAAATTAGTAATAGCTCCTCGTGATATTCTTCGTAGTGAAGAAATTGCCCTTTTAGCGAACAAATTTGGTTTTTCTGGGAAACTGCGAAAAAATTTACTTGCCAATCCAAATATTAACCATGATGTTGTGGTACTAGATACTATTGGTGAGTTGGGGAAAATTTACAGTTTGGGGACGATTATTTATGTTGGTGGTAGTCTAGTACCGAAAGGCGGACATAATATTCTCGAACCTGCGGCACATGGTAAACCCATTATAGTCGGTCCTCATATGTTTAACTTTAAAGATACGTATGCATTGTTTTCCGAGAGGGAAGCCTGTGTAACAGTATATGATGCCGATGGCCTAGGGGAAAAAATACTAGATATCGTAAAGAATGAAACCTTACTGTTAAAAATGTCTCAAGAAACAATAAGGATTATTGAAGAAAACCGTGGGGCTTCACGAAAAAGTGTGACGTACCTAAAGGACTTGCTAGCAAGAATAAATTAA
- the msbA gene encoding lipid A export permease/ATP-binding protein MsbA yields MTIYLRLLQYVKPYLPRMIAAIFCIILAASANLYVPWILKGVIDDVLTTKNMTMLNTIAIGIVIVYFLRGIFFYGQTYLMSYIGQKVIIDIREGVYRHLQRLSLSYYEKRQTGKIMSYITNDVAAVQGALVESMIELVTEGMTLIGSLGAMFYLHWKLSLLTLVTLPLVGQAINIFGKKLRRSSTAMQERAADITSVLQESISSVRVIKSFAREDYEIARFNRENEQNFRAVMKNSQIMATLTPVIEFLAAIGVTMIIWYGGREVISENLTAGSLVAFLVYAVNLSNPIKRLSRVYGSIQKALSAAERVFEVLDTKPEIEDMPNAMPLSTINGYVALNQVTFEYKEGEPALSQVNLSINPGQVVAIVGPSGAGKTTIANMIPRFYDPTDGNITIDGIDIKTVTLHSLREQIGIVPQETILFNGSVYENILYGKLDATQDEVIQAAKAANAHNFILDMPGGYETQIGERGSKLSGGQRQRISIARAILKNPRVLILDEATSALDTESEKLVQEAIDKLMIGRTSVVIAHRLSTVQRADLIVVMDKGRIKEKGTHKELLAAGGLYSKLYQVQFEK; encoded by the coding sequence ATGACAATATATTTGCGTCTATTACAATATGTCAAACCCTATTTGCCACGAATGATTGCAGCAATTTTTTGCATCATTTTAGCGGCTAGTGCCAACCTATATGTGCCTTGGATATTAAAAGGTGTTATTGATGATGTCTTGACGACCAAAAATATGACAATGCTGAATACCATTGCCATAGGCATTGTGATTGTATATTTTCTTAGAGGTATTTTCTTTTATGGACAAACTTACTTAATGTCCTACATTGGCCAAAAAGTTATTATTGATATTCGCGAAGGTGTTTACCGTCATTTACAACGATTATCTCTGTCCTATTATGAAAAACGACAAACTGGTAAAATCATGAGTTATATTACCAATGATGTTGCAGCTGTACAAGGCGCACTCGTCGAATCTATGATTGAATTAGTTACAGAAGGTATGACTTTAATTGGTTCATTAGGAGCCATGTTTTATCTGCATTGGAAACTATCTCTTTTGACTTTGGTTACTCTACCTTTAGTGGGCCAGGCTATTAATATTTTTGGCAAAAAATTGCGGAGATCTAGTACGGCAATGCAAGAAAGGGCTGCTGATATTACCTCCGTACTCCAAGAAAGTATTTCTTCTGTCAGGGTTATTAAATCCTTTGCCAGAGAAGACTATGAAATCGCACGGTTTAATAGAGAAAACGAGCAAAACTTTCGGGCAGTAATGAAGAATTCTCAAATCATGGCAACCTTAACTCCTGTTATTGAATTTCTAGCGGCAATTGGTGTTACCATGATCATTTGGTACGGAGGGCGGGAGGTAATCAGCGAAAACTTAACAGCGGGCTCCCTTGTTGCCTTCTTAGTTTATGCCGTAAATTTATCTAATCCGATTAAACGTCTAAGTCGTGTATATGGTAGCATTCAAAAAGCCTTATCTGCTGCTGAGAGAGTATTTGAAGTACTAGATACTAAACCGGAAATTGAGGATATGCCGAATGCGATGCCATTATCGACCATTAACGGTTATGTAGCATTAAATCAAGTAACCTTTGAATATAAAGAAGGAGAACCAGCTCTAAGTCAAGTAAATCTTTCAATCAATCCAGGCCAAGTCGTAGCTATCGTTGGACCAAGCGGTGCAGGAAAAACCACCATTGCCAATATGATTCCTAGATTTTATGACCCAACAGACGGAAACATTACCATTGATGGTATTGATATAAAAACTGTAACCTTACATTCGTTAAGGGAGCAGATCGGTATTGTGCCTCAAGAAACCATACTTTTCAATGGTAGCGTCTATGAAAATATTTTATATGGGAAATTAGATGCAACACAAGATGAAGTAATTCAAGCAGCCAAAGCAGCCAATGCTCATAATTTTATCTTAGATATGCCCGGTGGCTATGAAACTCAAATTGGTGAACGAGGTTCAAAACTATCTGGTGGTCAAAGGCAGCGAATTTCCATTGCCAGAGCTATTTTGAAAAATCCTCGCGTATTAATTTTGGATGAAGCTACCTCTGCTCTGGATACAGAAAGTGAAAAATTAGTGCAAGAAGCAATTGACAAGTTGATGATAGGACGTACTTCTGTTGTTATTGCCCATCGGTTGTCTACGGTACAACGGGCAGATTTGATTGTAGTTATGGATAAAGGCAGAATCAAAGAAAAGGGTACTCACAAAGAACTTTTAGCCGCAGGCGGTTTATATAGTAAATTGTATCAGGTCCAATTCGAGAAATAG
- the lpxB gene encoding lipid-A-disaccharide synthase: MCKIMISVGEASGDLHGASVASALKTIQPDVEIFGMGGQAMQAAGVKIVYDIANLGVIGFVEVIKNLPRLFKLRDDLVELMEKERPDALVIIDYPDFNMRLAKIAKQKGIPVISYISPTVWAWRRGRAKEVAEIVEKVAAIFPFEADVYQEAGANVTFVGHPLLDIVKTTMTKEEAYPYFGANPERPIVLLLPGSRQQEILKLLPDMLAAGEKIAERVQGTQFFLPVASTISREMLHNIIAEYKIPVVLTEKNTYDLMNIADVAIAASGTVTLEAALLKLPTVIIYRVATLTYLLGKLLIKIPYISLPNIIAGRKVVPELLQHAVTAENIANEVLPILSDPKVKSEMLIDLLEVGQKLGELGAVERVAREILAVAKRPSGG; encoded by the coding sequence ATGTGTAAAATCATGATATCGGTTGGAGAAGCATCAGGTGATTTGCATGGCGCTAGTGTAGCTAGTGCATTGAAAACCATACAACCTGACGTCGAAATATTTGGTATGGGTGGTCAGGCGATGCAAGCCGCGGGTGTGAAAATCGTGTATGATATTGCGAATTTAGGCGTTATCGGGTTTGTGGAAGTCATTAAAAACCTGCCTAGATTGTTTAAACTACGCGATGATCTAGTCGAGCTCATGGAGAAAGAACGCCCTGATGCCTTAGTCATTATTGACTATCCTGATTTTAATATGCGGTTGGCTAAAATCGCAAAGCAAAAAGGTATTCCTGTAATATCTTATATTAGTCCTACCGTCTGGGCATGGAGACGAGGCCGGGCAAAAGAAGTCGCCGAAATTGTAGAAAAAGTGGCGGCTATTTTTCCTTTTGAAGCAGATGTATATCAGGAAGCTGGGGCGAATGTTACGTTTGTTGGCCACCCTTTGCTAGATATAGTAAAAACAACTATGACCAAGGAAGAAGCCTACCCGTATTTTGGAGCGAATCCTGAGCGGCCAATCGTCTTACTGTTGCCAGGAAGTCGACAACAAGAAATTCTTAAACTATTACCAGATATGCTGGCTGCTGGGGAAAAAATAGCAGAACGAGTGCAAGGTACCCAGTTTTTTCTGCCAGTGGCCTCGACAATTTCCCGGGAAATGCTACATAACATAATAGCGGAATATAAAATACCAGTTGTTTTGACAGAAAAGAACACCTATGATCTAATGAATATTGCCGATGTAGCCATCGCTGCATCAGGTACGGTTACTCTAGAAGCAGCTTTGCTCAAATTACCAACCGTTATTATTTATCGTGTAGCAACCTTGACCTACTTGTTGGGCAAACTTTTGATAAAAATACCCTATATCAGTTTGCCCAATATTATTGCCGGACGTAAGGTAGTACCCGAATTGTTGCAACATGCTGTAACAGCTGAGAATATTGCGAATGAAGTGCTGCCTATTTTAAGTGATCCTAAGGTCAAAAGTGAAATGCTGATTGATTTGCTAGAAGTAGGGCAAAAATTAGGTGAGTTAGGTGCAGTTGAGCGGGTAGCAAGGGAAATTTTAGCCGTTGCCAAGAGACCGAGTGGAGGATAA
- the lpxI gene encoding UDP-2,3-diacylglucosamine diphosphatase LpxI (LpxI, functionally equivalent to LpxH, replaces it in LPS biosynthesis in a minority of bacteria.), whose product MKTIGLLAGVGRLPVEFARAARGMGFTVIAVGVVPGVDTELEQVTDKTYHISVGELQEIITTLKNAGVTEVTMLGKVTKELMFTGAVQLDNRIKKLLASLTDNSDDTIMLAFVRELAGEGLGILDQTALLRTLMPGPGVLTNRKPTEEEQTDLEFGFAMAKEIGRLDIGQTVVVKNRAVMAVEAIEGTDVCVRRGGELGRGGVRVAKVAKPNQDMRFDVPAVGPNTMESMIIAGATALVIEAGKTLLVDRETVIKMANDHGITILVM is encoded by the coding sequence ATGAAGACAATAGGTTTATTAGCTGGTGTCGGACGATTGCCAGTAGAATTTGCCCGTGCCGCTCGCGGCATGGGCTTTACCGTGATTGCTGTAGGAGTAGTGCCTGGTGTAGATACTGAGCTAGAGCAGGTTACAGACAAGACGTATCACATTAGTGTAGGAGAGTTGCAAGAAATTATTACTACCCTCAAAAATGCAGGGGTTACGGAAGTGACCATGCTGGGAAAAGTCACGAAAGAATTAATGTTTACTGGTGCGGTCCAGCTTGACAATCGAATTAAAAAATTACTAGCCAGTCTTACGGACAATAGCGATGACACCATTATGTTAGCTTTTGTTCGTGAATTGGCTGGAGAAGGTCTAGGGATTCTAGACCAAACAGCGTTGCTTCGTACCTTGATGCCCGGGCCAGGAGTACTTACGAATCGAAAACCGACAGAAGAAGAACAAACTGATCTTGAATTTGGTTTTGCTATGGCAAAAGAGATTGGCAGACTGGATATTGGACAAACGGTTGTAGTCAAAAACCGCGCTGTAATGGCAGTGGAAGCAATTGAAGGTACCGACGTATGCGTTCGTCGTGGCGGCGAACTAGGACGAGGTGGAGTAAGAGTAGCAAAAGTAGCCAAGCCGAACCAAGATATGCGTTTTGATGTACCAGCTGTAGGCCCTAACACGATGGAATCCATGATTATAGCAGGAGCAACAGCCCTCGTCATAGAAGCAGGCAAAACATTACTTGTTGATCGAGAAACGGTGATAAAAATGGCCAACGACCATGGCATAACAATTCTAGTAATGTGA
- the lpxA gene encoding acyl-ACP--UDP-N-acetylglucosamine O-acyltransferase has protein sequence MKPEKVVVALRKIHETAVVHPNARIGKDVEIGPYAVIGENVVIGEGTKISAHVAIDGWTSIGKNCVIFPSASIGSEPQDLKFNGEKSYVFIGDNTKIREFATVNRATGEGEETRIGSNCLLMAYTHVAHNCIVGNHVIMSNAATLAGHVVVEDRAVIGGLAGIHQFVKIGMNAMVGGASKVVQDIPPFVIVDGHPARVSGLNNVGMARSGIGIEARSNIKKAYKILYRSGLSLAQAIETMEQELESYPEVEHFLRFLRNVERGVCRGRRDGE, from the coding sequence ATGAAGCCGGAAAAGGTTGTTGTAGCTCTGCGTAAAATACATGAAACAGCAGTGGTTCATCCGAATGCCCGTATTGGCAAGGATGTTGAAATTGGACCTTATGCAGTCATTGGAGAAAATGTGGTAATTGGTGAAGGCACTAAGATTAGTGCCCATGTTGCCATAGATGGATGGACTAGTATCGGGAAAAATTGCGTTATCTTTCCTAGTGCATCGATTGGCTCAGAGCCACAAGATTTAAAGTTTAACGGTGAGAAAAGCTATGTATTTATTGGCGATAATACAAAAATTAGAGAGTTTGCCACTGTAAATCGAGCAACTGGTGAAGGGGAAGAAACTCGCATTGGCTCGAATTGCTTATTGATGGCTTATACTCATGTAGCTCATAACTGTATAGTAGGCAATCATGTTATTATGTCCAATGCAGCTACCTTGGCAGGTCATGTAGTTGTCGAAGACCGGGCTGTTATTGGTGGTTTGGCTGGTATTCATCAGTTTGTTAAGATTGGTATGAATGCCATGGTAGGTGGTGCGTCGAAAGTGGTACAGGATATTCCGCCTTTCGTAATTGTAGATGGTCATCCAGCGAGAGTGTCGGGTTTAAATAATGTTGGTATGGCTCGTTCTGGCATTGGCATTGAAGCCCGTAGCAATATCAAAAAAGCATACAAGATATTATACCGTTCTGGTTTAAGTTTGGCACAAGCCATTGAAACAATGGAACAAGAATTGGAATCCTATCCTGAAGTGGAACACTTCCTGCGTTTTTTACGTAATGTAGAGCGGGGTGTCTGCCGCGGTCGTCGGGACGGGGAATAG
- the fabZ gene encoding 3-hydroxyacyl-ACP dehydratase FabZ: protein MLSTTEIQEILPHRYPFLLVDRIIEIEPMKRAVGIKNVTMNEPFFQGHFPGHPVMPGVLLMEAMAQVGGVAMLYPEENRGKLAFFAGADRVKFRRPVVPGDQVRMVAELIKVRGNMGKIWAQAFVDEQLVAEGEFLFALASK, encoded by the coding sequence ATGTTGTCTACAACTGAAATACAAGAAATTCTTCCTCATCGATATCCATTTTTATTGGTGGATCGTATTATTGAGATTGAACCGATGAAGCGGGCGGTGGGGATAAAAAATGTAACAATGAATGAACCATTTTTTCAAGGTCACTTTCCAGGGCATCCTGTTATGCCAGGGGTTTTGCTGATGGAGGCTATGGCCCAAGTTGGTGGGGTAGCTATGTTGTATCCAGAAGAAAATCGCGGGAAATTAGCTTTTTTTGCAGGTGCAGATCGAGTCAAATTTAGAAGGCCAGTAGTTCCTGGTGACCAAGTTCGTATGGTAGCAGAACTGATAAAAGTACGTGGCAACATGGGCAAGATATGGGCACAGGCTTTCGTTGATGAACAGTTAGTAGCAGAGGGAGAATTTTTATTTGCTTTAGCATCAAAATAA
- the lpxC gene encoding UDP-3-O-acyl-N-acetylglucosamine deacetylase, with protein sequence MHQRTVAKAVTYTGIGLHSGQDVTIIIKPAPPGTGIVFSRIDLPGKPQVAAIAGNVTNAMRATTLENGLAKVLTVEHLLAAFYALEIDNCLVEINAAEPPVADGSSLPFVKMIQEAGVVEQNVLRKLVTIEKTQIIRVNDKFITILPYDGFRITFTSINPHPMLGVQFGDYEITQDVFIREIAPARTIGFMHEVEALKAQGLALGGSLENAVVYDNEKALTPLRFEDELVRHKILDIIGDLALVGRIKGHVIAVKSSHALNTALAKEIVEHI encoded by the coding sequence ATGCATCAAAGAACAGTAGCCAAAGCTGTAACATACACAGGGATCGGATTACACTCAGGTCAAGATGTAACTATAATTATAAAACCAGCACCTCCGGGTACAGGGATCGTTTTTTCTCGCATTGATTTACCAGGAAAACCACAAGTGGCAGCAATCGCTGGTAATGTTACTAATGCAATGAGAGCGACTACTTTAGAAAATGGCTTGGCCAAAGTGCTTACCGTGGAGCATCTCTTAGCAGCATTCTATGCATTAGAAATAGACAATTGCTTAGTCGAAATCAATGCTGCTGAACCCCCTGTTGCAGATGGCAGTTCTCTGCCCTTTGTAAAGATGATTCAAGAGGCGGGGGTAGTGGAACAAAATGTTCTGCGCAAGTTGGTAACCATAGAAAAGACACAGATTATCAGAGTGAATGATAAATTTATAACTATTTTACCTTATGATGGATTTAGAATCACTTTTACCTCAATTAATCCCCATCCCATGTTAGGGGTTCAATTCGGTGATTATGAAATAACACAAGATGTTTTTATTCGTGAAATTGCACCAGCTCGTACTATCGGTTTTATGCATGAAGTAGAAGCCCTCAAGGCGCAAGGACTGGCTCTAGGCGGCAGCTTAGAAAATGCAGTAGTATATGATAATGAAAAAGCTCTTACACCCCTCAGATTTGAGGATGAATTAGTCCGTCATAAAATTTTAGATATAATCGGAGATTTAGCACTAGTAGGTCGCATCAAAGGTCATGTGATTGCGGTGAAATCAAGTCATGCATTAAATACTGCATTGGCGAAAGAAATAGTGGAACATATTTAG